One Engystomops pustulosus chromosome 7, aEngPut4.maternal, whole genome shotgun sequence DNA window includes the following coding sequences:
- the LOC140070271 gene encoding vomeronasal type-2 receptor 26-like, translated as MSIFMKALPVLLFVPNFSSVVTDWSSACNIQLVPAYEDYEYVQDGDIIIGGIFSVNCVLGLIQLSEMPHMPPFLCMKPLSQFYRNLQIFLFTIDQLKKDQFLLPNLTVGYHIYDSCAHPMKAIRSVLQMLSGPGVTVPNYSCKRNWRLTGFIGDQSSTTTLPIAELLAVYKYPLISYGTIISSSSSPSFITIIQDYGEVLAGLSELVKYFGWTWVGIITSSDENGERESSLLSHFLRLHEICVGFLIRNTFITCESKHTDHQRNLEIVQKQSVQVVILCGSYHDFIFESSIVKWLQGVTMILTPSWAPHIVLIEKYPEIFNGSLSLEPRSLVTTEFKHFIDGFYPLGRPRDVLLQNLWMTTFHCFSGDREKDEHFEMIYTISLHNCTGLEHKTGTWSDDHEMFDPVYNAVWLMAKVLNTTSSSINDWYGNEGSYRNQLSRNLMRVVFQGHSVNNKAGELITKYSLYNNIIVNQTWNKIPVDVFLPYDSAHYKTLINISSITWKTINNEIPESHCTKSCLPGSRKVPGITISPCCYGCLPCSEGEISNRSDSENCMKCPDHQWPNDNKTECKSKQVDFLSYTEDEISVIVIAGSILFVIVTGFILGIFVLYRKTPIIKANNRNLSYVLLTSIMLSFLCVFLFLGRPVDGTCMLRQISTGILLSISISSLLGKTLMVYIAFKATKPGSVWRTWTGVKVPNYVLLTCSTVQVVICMCWVTLSPPFQEVDTQTYNDKVIVQCNEGSDLWFSSVLGYMGILATVSFILAFLARKLPDTFNEAKYITFSMLVFCSVWIAMIPAYLSTRGKYMVAVEIFAILTSNAGLLGCIFLPKCYVIVLKPELNTRKHILETKNTMSHH; from the exons ATGTCCATCTTCATGAAAGCTCTTCCTGTCCTGTTATTTGTCCCAAATTTTAGCTCTGTCGTAACTGACTGGTCATCAGCTTGTAATATTCAGCTGGTCCCAGCCTATGAGGACTATGAATATGTGCAGGATGGAGACATCATCATCGGAGGGATATTCTCTGTCAATTGTGTGCTGGGTTTAATTCAACTTTCTGAAATGCCTCATATGCCTCCATTTTTATGTATGAA ACCACTGTCCCAGTTCTACCGAAATCTGCAAATTTTTCTTTTCACCATTGATCAACTTAAGAAAGACCAATTTCTATTGCCAAACCTCACCGTGGGATATCACATCTATGACTCTTGTGCTCATCCAATGAAAGCGATCAGAAGTGTCCTACAGATGTTATCAGGACCTGGAGTGACCGTCCCTAATTACTCCTGCAAAAGAAACTGGAGACTCACCGGGTTTATTGGGGACCAGAGTTCAACCACAACTCTGCCGATAGCTGAACTTTTGGCTGTGTATAAATATCCACTG ATCAGTTATGGAACCATAATCTCATCTTCAAGTAGCCCAAGTTTTATAACTATAATTCAGGATTATGGCGAGGTATTGGCTGGTTTATCTGAACTTGTGAAATACTTTGGATGGACTTGGGTTGGAATTATAACATCTAGTGATGAGAACGGAGAGAGAGAATCAAGCCTGTTATCACATTTTCTGAGACTTCATGAGATCTGTGTGGGGTTCCTTATACGTAATACTTTTATAACATGTGAGAGTAAACACACAGATCATCAAAGAAATCTTGAGATTGTTCAAAAACAGTCAGTCCAGGTGGTTATCCTGTGTGGATCTTATCATGACTTCATATTTGAGTCATCCATAGTGAAGTGGCTCCAGGGTGTGACTATGATTTTGACTCCTTCTTGGGCCCCACACATCGTCCTCATAGAGAAGTATCCGGAGATCTTCAATGGCAGCTTGTCACTTGAGCCTAGATCATTGGTCACCACTGAATTCAAGCATTTCATAGATGGATTTTACCCTTTAGGACGCCCTAGAGATGTATTGCTTCAGAATTTGTGGATGACAACGTTTCACTGCTTTTCAGGGGACAGGGAAAAAGATGAACACTTTGAGATGATTTATACAATTTCTCTACATAACTGCACCGGACTGGAGCATAAGACGGGAACATGGAGTGATGATCATGAGATGTTTGATCCGGTCTATAATGCCGTATGGTTAATGGCCAAAGTCCTAAATACCACAAGCTCATCCATAAATGACTGGTATGGGAATGAAGGATCTTATCGAAACCAG CTAAGCCGGAATTTGATGCGTGTGGTCTTCCAGGGACACAGTGTCAATAACAAGGCTGGAGAGCTGATAACCAAATATTCCCTCTACAACAATATAATAGTCAACCAAACGTGGAATAAGATTCCCGTCGATGTCTTCTTGCCTTACGATTCAGCTCATTACAAAACCCTTATTAATATCAGTTCAATAACATGGAAAACCATCAATAATGAG ATTCCAGAATCTCATTGCACAAAAAGTTGTTTGCCGGGAAGTAGAAAAGTTCCGGGCATTACTATCTCCCCATGTTGTTATGGCTGCCTACCATGTTCGGAAGGAGAAATATCAAATAGATCTG ACAGTGAAAATTGTATGAAATGTCCCGATCACCAATGGCCCAATGACAATAAAACTGAGTGTAAATCAAAACAGGTGGATTTTTTGTCTTACACAGAAGATGAGATATCAGTCATTGTGATTGCTGGATCCATATTATTTGTTATTGTGACTGGTTTTATATTGGGAATATTTGTATTATATCGGAAGACTCCAATCATCAAGGCAAATAACCGGAACCTGAGCTATGTCCTCCTGACCTCCATCAtgctgagcttcctctgtgtcttcttgTTCCTTGGTCGTCCAGTGGATGGAACCTGCATGTTACGTCAGATCTCTACTGGAATACTactatctatatccatatcctcATTGTTGGGCAAGACCCTAATGGTTTACATTGCGTTTAAAGCCACCAAGCCGGGAAGTGTGTGGAGAACATGGACTGGGGTAAAGGTCCCTAATTACGTGCTCCTAACCTGCTCTACCGTCCAGGTTGTCATCTGTATGTGTTGGGTGACTCTCTCTCCTCCCTTCCAGGAGGTGGACACACAAACTTATAATGATAAGGTCATAGTTCAGTGTAACGAAGGGTCAGATCTTTGGTTCTCCTCAGTCCTGGGTTATATGGGGATTCTGGCCACCGTTAGTTTTATTTTGGCTTTCTTAGCCCGAAAATTACCAGACACTttcaatgaggccaagtacatcaccttcagcatgctggtgttctgcagtgtctggatagccatgatcccggcttatctcagcaccagagggaaatataTGGTGGCCGTGGAGATATTCGCCATCCTGACCTCTAACGCTGGACTGCTgggatgtatatttcttcctaaaTGTTATGTTATTGTGTTGAAGCCAGAACTTAATACAAGAAAACACATACTAGAAACTAAAAATACCATGTCCCATCATTGA